A stretch of Cydia splendana chromosome 7, ilCydSple1.2, whole genome shotgun sequence DNA encodes these proteins:
- the LOC134792250 gene encoding protein artichoke, whose translation MAIYTQFSGAKCGLYAFLMIIHIPILQGEEQPMCPTLAENPICPCYSFKEGLFLECPSATPSAVKNVLSKIRGTIQSLSIYDLERSTTELKADLFPQKTKIINLQISQSGINQISSNAFMPLSNSLESLSIVSSKLNRIPQESFFDLHSIEALDLQLNDIEDIQANAFKGLRLKKLSLKGNKIVNVSEIAFHNLEEYLTELDITENFLNYFPLQTLGKLNKLNNLRLAWNKISSIPVDYNFTISSLLNLDLSSNVFTKLENNWFRSMPNIRTLTFFSNQIQLIDEKAFYSLEQLETLDLSRNKITTIEKNTFQRNRNIRTIDLSHNHLHYIRGVFANLHHLSEIFLSENNILEIPSDAFSNALGLTVLNLEHNAVQRLDDDCFASLQNLTQLHMGTNYLRKLPRNIFKFNTKLVTLSLDNNKINDLDELLFDSLATLREIRLQNNKLEHIKRNVFSPLPGLLELHLQNNLIQNIDSQAFITLKNLQHINLQGNRLTTIGDVFPNRNSSLVSIQLSVNFLSLLKNSSLRGQVNVQIMWLSQNNIKILTANLFIDLLNIQRLYLKNNSIVHIENKTFFQLKKLKYLDLSNNNLIKLNNETFFKIVTLEELYLQCNNINQVAKDTFKFLTKLRVLDLSQNEIIVLDFDISSLPIKQLRLNKNSISIIEADSLKTLPNLSELEMNSNLLTWEDIIQVQIPGLKSLILSRNNFSLLENKTFSHLPSLQALSLELSNISQLPPATFIKNQNLLRINLAFNSLKDLHKDVFAYTTILQELNLKGNSFTDFPHVALFNVTSLEHLDLCQNQLSSVDFYKFIGLQNLRTLSLCENKISVLNGFSSPALKNLLTVDLSKNMLSVLPANFFQHSLGLKEIDLSHNLFKHIPSNGLSDAVLPALTTLNMSSNPLVQLLQTYPSRQYPALEELIVRKTNLTIITSKDFENFPALKRLILVENSIDRLSPGAFAKLHNLNILDLSQNKLDNIPRERLQGLYSVRLLNLSRNAIRDLEEFTADLHSLQRLDLSSNHINRINKDIFRGLQSLTELYLSGNWLAAISPDAFRYLNKITHIDLSRNYFEVIRMNMLLALETQVKSISFNDNPLTCNCESQDLWKWMQDHHKIILAGSANLLCEHPQELHGHSFIELPSQKLCDLPIVIRVAIQDITTYTVSVTWQSRYQNGLNGYRVAYFGDQNPSVIRGKIVNATQRSIRLNHLTPGARYTVCVIAFGNFEASTLSDASMPDARIALLPENSSTNLYNDEQIFNNLKPFMNDSLISKCTTVNTIEIFGAAVDSPFSNTYMGIADILTRRLSLVVGCCMGFIVFVVLVSALGYIKTKKRPVIAKVEVQQAPQYISYDDFSAPSVEVQTTDMDVNTIITDKNKNTMQT comes from the exons ATGGCTATTTATACGCAGTTCTCCGGTGCAAAATGTGGACTGTACGCATTTCTAATGATCATCCATATTCCGATACTGCAAGGCGAAGAGCAACCCATGTGTCCTACTCTAGCAGAGAACCCGATCTGTCCGTGCTATAGCTTCAAAGAAG GTCTATTTTTGGAGTGTCCCAGTGCTACTCCCAGTGCCGTAAAAAACGTATTATCGAAGATCAGAGGCACTATCCAATCACTGTCCATTTACGACTTGGAGCGCTCCACCACCGAGCTAAAAGCCGATTTATTCccacaaaaaacaaaaataatcaatTTACAAATTTCACAGTCCGGCATAAACCAAATAAGTTCTAATGCTTTTATGCCACTCAGCAACTCATTGGAATCCCTGAGCATAGTTTCCAGTAAATTAAACCGAATACCACAGGAGTCTTTCTTTGACTTGCACAGTATCGAAGCACTAGATTTACAACTTAATGACATCGAAGACATACAAGCAAACGCGTTCAAAGGGCTTAGACTTAAGAAACTTAGTTTGAAAGGAAATAAAATAGTAAATGTTTCCGAGATTGCGTTTCATAACTTAGAAGAGTATTTGACTGAGCTGGATATTACTGAAAATTTTCTGAACTATTTTCCTTTGCAAACTTTAGGGAAGTTGAACAAACTGAACAATTTAAGACTAGCCTGGAATAAAATCAGTTCAATCCCTGTTGACTATAATTTTACTATATCAAGTTTGTTAAATTTAGATTTAAGTTCAAATGTATTCACTAAATTAGAAAACAACTGGTTTCGCTCTATGCCTAATATTAGAACATTAACATTTTTTAGCAATCAGATTCAACTTATAGATGAAAAAGCATTTTACTCATTAGAACAACTAGAAACGCTCGATTTAAGTCGAAACAAAATTAcaacaatagaaaaaaatacttttcagAGGAATCGAAATATACGTACAATCGATTTGAGTCACAACCATCTCCATTATATTAGAGGTGTATTTGCAAACCTTCATCATTTGTCAGAAATATTCTTGTCGGAAAATAATATTCTTGAAATACCGAGCGATGCGTTTAGCAACGCTTTAGGTTTGACAGTTCTTAATTTAGAACATAATGCTGTGCAGAGACTAGACGACGATTGCTTCGCATCTCTTCAAAATTTAACGCAATTACATATGGGAACAAATTACTTAAGGAAACTTCCTCGTAACATTTTTAAATTCAATACCAAGTTAGTCACTTTAAGTttagataataataaaattaacgaTTTAGACGAATTATTATTCGATAGCTTAGCCACACTAAGAGAAATCCGGttacaaaataataaattagaACATATTAAACGAAACGTATTCAGTCCGTTACCAGGACTTTTAGAATTACATTTACAAAACaatctcatacaaaatataGACTCGCAGGCTTTTATCACTTTGAAAAATCTTCAGCACATAAATTTGCAAGGCAATCGACTGACCACTATTGGAGACGTATTTCCAAATAGAAATTCGTCTTTAGTCTCGATACAACTAAGCGTTAACTTTTTGTCACTGTTGAAAAATAGCTCTCTCAGAGGCCAAGTAAACGTGCAAATAATGTGGCTTAgccaaaataacataaaaatattaacagctaatttatttattgatttgttaAATATTCAAAGGTTGTATTTGAAAAATAACAGCATTGTACATATAGAAAATAAGACATTTTTTCAGCTAAAGAAACTGAAATACTTAGATTTAAGTAACAATAATCTAATTAAGTTAAATAATGAAACATTTTTCAAGATTGTAACGTTGGAAGAACTGTATTTGCAATGCAATAATATAAATCAGGTGGCAAAAGATACCTTTAAGTTTTTAACCAAATTAAGAGTTCTTGACTTATCCCAAAACGAAATAATTGTCTTGGATTTCGACATTTCATCACTCCCAATTAAACAACTCAGACTTAATAAAAACTCAATATCAATAATTGAAGCGGACTCACTCAAAACTTTACCAAACTTGAGTGAGTTGGAAATGAACAGTAATCTGCTAACTTGGGAGGATATCATTCAAGTTCAGATACCTGGCCTGAAGTCCCTGATTTTATCCCGAAATAACTTTTCCCTATTAGAAAACAAaactttttctcatttaccctCGTTACAAGCGCTGTCATTGGAACTATCAAACATATCCCAATTGCCTCCGGCAACGTTCATTAAGAATCAAAATCTATTACGAATAAACTTGGCTTTTAACAGTCTGAAAGATTTACATAAAGATGTATTCGCATACACGACTATTCTACAAGAATTAAATCTTAAAGGCAACAGTTTTACTGATTTTCCTCACGTGGCTCTATTTAACGTCACGTCTCTTGAGCACTTGGACCTTTGTCAGAATCAGCTTAGTAGTGTTGATTTCTACAAGTTTATTGGTTTACAAAATTTAAGAACACTTAGTTTATGCGAAAATaaaatatcagttttgaatggtTTCAGTTCACCTGCATTGAAAAATCTGTTGACTGTAGACTTAAGCAAAAATATGCTTTCAGTTCTCCCAGCGAATTTTTTTCAACATTCATTAGGATTGAAAGAAATAGATTTATCCCATAATCTTTTTAAGCACATACCTAGTAACGGTTTGTCAGACGCCGTACTTCCAGCGCTCACGACGCTGAACATGTCTTCTAATCCTTTAGTGCAGTTGTTGCAAACATATCCATCACGGCAATATCCAGCTTTAGAAGAATTAATTGTAAGGAAAACCAACTTGACAATTATCACGAGCAAAGATTTTGAAAATTTCCCAGCTCTCAAAAGGTTAATCTTAGTTGAAAATTCAATAGACCGATTATCTCCAGGTGCTTTTGCTAAACTGCATAACTTGAATATACTAGATCTGAGCCAGAATAAGTTAGACAACATCCCCAGAGAGAGACTGCAAGGATTATATTCGGTAcgattattaaatttatcccGAAACGCCATTCGGGACCTCGAAGAGTTTACAGCGGACCTACATAGTTTGCAAAGATTGGATCTGTCGTCGAACCACATTAATCGAATAAATAAGGACATATTTCGGGGATTGCAGAGCCTTACAGAGCTGTATTTAAGTGGAAATTGGTTAGCAGCAATATCGCCAGATGCTTTCCGATATTTGAATAAAATAACGCACATCGATTTGAGCCGTAACTACTTCGAAGTAATAAGAATGAATATGCTTTTGGCTCTTGAAACGCAGGTCAAAAGCATTTCGTTTAACG ATAATCCACTTACATGTAATTGTGAATCTCAAGATTTGTGGAAGTGGATGCAAGACCATCATAAGATAATATTAGCAGGCAGCGCTAACCTGCTCTGCGAACACCCCCAGGAACTACATGGGCACAGTTTTATAGAGTTACCGTCTCAGAAACTTTGTGACTTACCTATTGTGATCCGAGTCGCTATACAAGACATCACAACTTACACTGTCAGCGTTACGTGGCAAAGCCGATACCAGAACGGCTTAAATGGCTACAGAGTGGCTTATTTCGGAGATCAAAATCCTAGTGTT ATTCGCGGAAAAATTGTGAATGCAACACAAAGGTCTATACGGCTGAACCACTTGACCCCAGGCGCGCGCTACACTGTCTGTGTCATTGCTTTTGGAAACTTCGAGGCTTCAACTCTCTCCGATGCTTCCATGCCAGATGCAAGAATTGCTCTTCTGCCAGAAAATTCAAGTACCAATTTGTACAATGATGAACAGATATTCAATAACCTCAAGCCGTTTATGAACGATTCTCTTATAAGTAAATGTACTACTGTAAATACAATAGAAATTTTCGGCGCAGCTGTAGATAGTCCGTTCTCTAATACTTACATGGGGATTGCTGATATACTAACAAGAAGACTTAGCTTAGTGGTTGGATGTTGCATGGGATTCATTGTATTTGTGGTCTTAGTATCGGCTTTAGGttacataaaaacaaaaaaacgtcCAGTTATCGCTAAAGTAGAAGTGCAGCAAGCACCGCAGTATATATCATACGATGACTTTTCTGCGCCAAGCGTAGAAGTACAAACTACAGACATGGATGTAAATACAATAATTAcagataaaaacaaaaacacaatgcaaacatga